One stretch of Acidobacteriota bacterium DNA includes these proteins:
- a CDS encoding cytochrome c → MRHWIGAIVAIPLCAAALAGQDRSAGLSGGREIYHAACASCHGADGRGAPDNVRGFEAPDTFPDFTDCQATARESDDFWGAILHNGGPARGFSEIMPSFREALSAHQIDEAMLHLRTFCREPAWPRGEMNLPRPLVTEKAFPEDEMVLDLAFGAEGDPAITSEIVYEKRLGPRGQLDFILPFHFEKREGEPWRNGVGDMVAGYKHVLASDLDRGALLAAAGEVKLATGDSDRGRGTGVTVFEGFASYAQLLPRSAFLQLQAGVELPTDTEFANRAVFWRVVGGKTFAQGLGMGRQWSPMVELLADRELASGERVHWDVVPQFQVTLSRRQHIRANLGLRVPVNDFGPRTTEVLFYLMWDMFDGSVFDGWK, encoded by the coding sequence GTGAGACACTGGATAGGGGCTATCGTCGCCATACCTCTGTGCGCCGCCGCGCTGGCGGGACAGGACCGGTCCGCAGGGCTGTCGGGCGGACGCGAGATCTATCATGCGGCGTGCGCCTCCTGCCACGGCGCGGATGGGCGCGGGGCGCCCGACAACGTGCGTGGTTTCGAGGCGCCGGACACCTTCCCCGATTTCACCGACTGCCAGGCCACCGCGCGCGAGTCGGACGATTTCTGGGGCGCCATCCTCCACAACGGCGGCCCGGCGCGCGGGTTTTCGGAAATCATGCCCTCCTTCCGGGAAGCGCTCTCGGCCCACCAGATCGATGAAGCGATGCTGCACCTGCGCACCTTCTGCCGCGAGCCCGCCTGGCCCCGGGGCGAAATGAACCTGCCCCGGCCGCTGGTGACGGAAAAGGCCTTTCCCGAAGACGAGATGGTGCTCGACCTCGCCTTCGGCGCCGAGGGGGACCCCGCGATCACCAGTGAGATCGTTTACGAGAAGCGCCTCGGCCCGCGGGGCCAGCTCGACTTCATCCTGCCTTTTCATTTCGAGAAGCGCGAGGGGGAGCCGTGGCGCAACGGCGTCGGCGACATGGTCGCGGGCTACAAGCACGTGCTGGCCAGCGACCTCGACCGGGGGGCGCTCCTCGCAGCCGCCGGGGAGGTCAAGCTGGCCACCGGCGACTCCGACCGCGGCCGGGGCACGGGGGTGACCGTGTTCGAGGGCTTCGCGAGTTACGCGCAGCTCCTGCCCCGGAGCGCCTTTCTCCAGCTGCAGGCCGGGGTGGAACTTCCCACCGACACGGAGTTCGCCAACCGGGCGGTCTTCTGGCGCGTCGTCGGGGGGAAGACCTTCGCCCAGGGGCTGGGGATGGGACGGCAATGGTCCCCGATGGTGGAACTGCTGGCTGACCGGGAACTGGCGTCCGGGGAGCGGGTCCACTGGGACGTGGTGCCGCAGTTTCAGGTCACCCTGAGCCGGCGCCAGCATATCCGGGCCAATCTCGGCCTGAGGGTGCCGGTCAACGATTTCGGCCCCCGGACCACCGAGGTTCTCTTTTACCTGATGTGGGACATGTTCGACGGGAGTGTGTTCGATGGGTGGAAATAG
- a CDS encoding cold shock domain-containing protein → MREQGTVKWFNNEKGYGFISRESGDDVFVHHSAIQGTGFKSLNEGDSIEFDVAKGPKGLQAQNVVKL, encoded by the coding sequence ATGAGAGAACAAGGAACAGTTAAGTGGTTTAACAACGAAAAAGGTTATGGTTTCATCAGCCGCGAATCCGGGGACGATGTCTTTGTCCACCACAGCGCGATCCAGGGTACGGGCTTCAAATCGCTCAACGAAGGGGACAGCATCGAGTTCGATGTCGCCAAGGGCCCCAAGGGATTACAGGCTCAGAACGTAGTCAAGCTGTAG
- a CDS encoding ammonia-forming cytochrome c nitrite reductase subunit c552: MKRFTPWVLAIVLVAAATAGVLWILGNIAERKEEARSFVFRIAELTEQTVDPAEWGKNFPRQYEAYLRTAEPTTTRYGGMGGSDTLAADKLAQYPQLKTIFAGYAFGVDYRARRGHAYMLSDQRETLRVKPPFRQTGACLHCHASNVNAYRKKGLETGAPGRLEDPLGSENAYAQLLGGFVEIGKMPYAEATKLVDQPMSCVDCHDPESMEVRVTRPAFLLGIQALAASGAPVPHLSSIEKWRSGSRAEPYDPNRMASRQEMRSLVCAQCHVEYYCASKADLFYPWNNGLKVEDIERHYSAYRFSDGTPFSDWTHAESGAEVLKAQHPEFELWSQGIHARSGVACADCHMPYRREGAVKISDHFVRSPLLNVNNACQVCHPFPEAEILARVETIQDRNHDLLIRAEYAVVDLIRGIKGARDAGAGDEALKAAREFHRGAQWRVDFVRSENSMGFHAPQEAARILGEAIDLARKGQIETLGIAKARQETIHE, encoded by the coding sequence ATGAAGAGATTCACGCCGTGGGTTTTGGCCATCGTACTGGTCGCCGCCGCGACTGCGGGCGTTCTGTGGATCCTCGGCAATATCGCCGAGCGCAAGGAGGAGGCCAGGAGCTTCGTATTCCGGATCGCCGAGCTGACGGAGCAGACCGTGGACCCGGCCGAGTGGGGCAAGAACTTCCCGCGCCAGTACGAGGCCTACCTCCGCACGGCGGAGCCCACCACCACCCGGTACGGCGGCATGGGCGGCAGCGACACCCTGGCCGCCGACAAACTGGCTCAGTACCCGCAGCTCAAGACCATCTTCGCCGGCTACGCCTTCGGCGTCGATTACCGCGCGCGGCGCGGTCACGCCTACATGCTCTCCGACCAGCGCGAAACGCTGCGGGTCAAGCCCCCGTTCCGGCAGACCGGCGCCTGCCTGCATTGCCATGCGTCGAACGTGAACGCCTACCGGAAGAAGGGGCTCGAAACGGGGGCGCCGGGCAGGCTGGAGGACCCGCTGGGGAGCGAAAACGCTTACGCGCAACTGCTCGGCGGTTTTGTCGAGATCGGGAAAATGCCCTACGCGGAGGCGACCAAACTCGTCGACCAGCCGATGTCGTGCGTCGACTGCCACGACCCCGAGTCGATGGAGGTGCGGGTGACCCGTCCCGCTTTCCTGCTGGGGATCCAGGCGCTCGCGGCTTCCGGCGCCCCCGTGCCCCATCTCTCCTCCATCGAAAAATGGCGCTCCGGCAGCCGCGCTGAACCCTACGACCCCAACCGGATGGCTTCGCGGCAGGAGATGCGGTCGCTTGTCTGCGCCCAGTGCCACGTGGAGTACTACTGCGCCTCCAAGGCCGATCTCTTCTATCCCTGGAACAACGGGCTGAAGGTGGAGGATATCGAGCGCCATTACTCCGCGTACCGATTTTCCGACGGCACCCCCTTTTCAGACTGGACGCACGCGGAGAGCGGGGCCGAGGTGCTCAAGGCGCAGCACCCGGAATTCGAACTCTGGAGCCAGGGGATCCACGCCCGGAGCGGCGTCGCCTGCGCCGACTGCCACATGCCGTACCGGCGGGAAGGGGCCGTCAAGATCAGCGACCATTTCGTGCGCAGCCCCCTGCTCAACGTCAACAACGCCTGCCAGGTGTGCCACCCTTTTCCGGAAGCCGAGATCCTGGCGCGGGTCGAGACGATCCAGGACCGGAACCACGACCTGCTGATCCGGGCCGAATACGCCGTCGTCGATCTCATCCGGGGGATCAAGGGGGCGCGCGACGCGGGAGCGGGGGACGAGGCCCTGAAGGCGGCGCGCGAATTTCATCGCGGGGCCCAGTGGCGGGTCGATTTCGTCCGCTCGGAAAACTCCATGGGCTTTCATGCCCCGCAGGAGGCTGCCCGGATCCTGGGGGAGGCGATCGACCTGGCACGGAAAGGGCAGATCGAGACGCTGGGAATCGCCAAGGCCAGGCAGGAAACGATTCATGAATAA
- the nrfH gene encoding cytochrome c nitrite reductase small subunit, producing the protein MKNIFRTVPVLKGVLCALSGVLLGAGGYAFFYAEGTSYLSDDPRACVNCHIMREQFDSWQKSSHRAVAGCGDCHLPADFANKWRVKAENGYHHSVAFTLQDFHEPIRIKPGNARVLNERCFGCHRDFVHAIALRRAGDEDDLYCVRCHAGAGHGQGS; encoded by the coding sequence ATGAAGAACATATTCCGGACCGTCCCTGTCCTGAAGGGGGTGTTGTGCGCGCTGTCGGGGGTCCTGCTGGGCGCGGGGGGGTACGCCTTCTTTTACGCCGAGGGCACCTCCTACCTGTCGGACGACCCGCGCGCGTGCGTCAACTGCCACATCATGCGGGAGCAGTTCGACAGCTGGCAGAAATCGAGCCACCGGGCGGTCGCCGGGTGCGGCGACTGCCACCTCCCCGCGGATTTCGCGAACAAATGGCGGGTGAAGGCCGAAAACGGCTACCACCACTCCGTCGCCTTCACGCTCCAGGACTTTCACGAACCGATCCGCATCAAGCCCGGCAACGCCCGGGTCCTGAACGAGCGCTGCTTCGGCTGCCATCGGGATTTCGTGCACGCCATCGCCCTGCGCCGCGCGGGGGATGAAGACGACCTGTACTGCGTCCGCTGCCATGCCGGTGCGGGACACGGGCAGGGAAGCTAG
- a CDS encoding glycoside hydrolase family 65 has translation MDRERLVRRHHPVLERADPLAPLSVGNGRFAFTADITGLQTYPDRYRDGIPLATQSEWGWHTVPAPRPVALADAVQRFDAGGRRVPYASLQDSPAGGWLRANPHRLNLGRVGLALEDAEGRDLPLERITRIRQEADLWNGILHSSFEAAGVPVAVETACHPGIDQVSARVRSGLVGSGRIAVRFDFPYGSTEWGKDPSDWRKPERHFTRIVARRDRSVALARTLDGDSYHVFIHWSGDARFVQHGPHSFGLEPAGRGSFAFSVRFSAKADPGVAPPAQATFEAARDHWHRFWLSGGAVDLSQSSDPRARELERRIVLSRYLTAIQCRQSIPPAETGLTCNSWFGKFHLEMHWWHGVHFALWGDPEALGRTLPWYRSILPEARRTAAAQGYAGARWPKMTSPDGRESPSSVGVFLVWQQPHPVYYAELLYRLDPKQETLARYRDLVFATADFMADFARCDDSACVLGPPLIPAQEIHPPEETLDPAFELAYWRFGLETAQTWRGRLGLGREEKWDRVLARLSPLPEAGGRYRNADSAPDTFAHPAERRDHPTLLAPFGMLPGAGADRDRMRATLEAVMRSWDWQSTWGWDYALIAMTAARVGRPDLAVEALMMDAPKNRYLPSGHNYQDDRLPLYLPGNGGLLTAVAMMAAGWDGAPERNAPGFPEEGWTVRHEGLHPLP, from the coding sequence ATCGACCGCGAGCGGCTGGTGCGCCGGCACCATCCCGTGCTCGAGCGCGCCGACCCCCTCGCCCCCCTCAGCGTGGGGAACGGGCGCTTCGCCTTCACCGCCGACATCACCGGGCTCCAGACCTACCCCGACCGTTACCGGGACGGCATCCCCCTGGCCACGCAGTCGGAGTGGGGGTGGCACACCGTCCCCGCCCCCCGGCCGGTCGCGCTCGCGGACGCCGTGCAGCGGTTCGACGCCGGCGGGCGGCGCGTCCCTTACGCGTCGCTGCAGGATTCCCCGGCGGGGGGGTGGCTGCGGGCCAACCCGCACCGGCTGAACCTGGGCCGGGTGGGGCTCGCCCTCGAGGACGCCGAGGGGCGGGACCTCCCCCTGGAGCGAATCACCCGCATCCGTCAGGAAGCCGACCTCTGGAACGGGATTCTCCACAGCTCCTTCGAGGCGGCGGGGGTTCCCGTCGCGGTGGAGACGGCGTGCCACCCCGGCATCGACCAGGTCAGCGCCCGGGTCCGCTCCGGCCTCGTGGGGAGCGGCAGGATCGCCGTCCGCTTCGATTTCCCCTACGGCAGCACCGAATGGGGGAAGGACCCCTCCGACTGGCGGAAACCCGAGCGCCATTTCACCCGGATCGTCGCCCGCCGGGACCGGTCGGTCGCGCTCGCGCGCACGCTCGACGGCGACAGCTACCATGTCTTCATCCACTGGTCGGGCGACGCCCGCTTCGTGCAGCACGGGCCCCACTCTTTCGGGCTGGAGCCGGCGGGGCGGGGGAGCTTCGCATTCAGCGTCCGCTTCTCCGCGAAAGCCGACCCCGGCGTCGCCCCCCCGGCGCAGGCGACCTTCGAGGCGGCACGGGACCACTGGCACCGCTTCTGGCTCTCGGGGGGCGCCGTCGACCTGTCCCAAAGCAGCGACCCGCGCGCCCGCGAACTCGAACGGCGCATCGTCCTGTCCCGCTACCTGACCGCCATCCAGTGCCGGCAGTCGATCCCCCCGGCGGAGACCGGCCTGACGTGCAACAGCTGGTTCGGCAAATTCCACCTGGAGATGCACTGGTGGCACGGCGTGCACTTCGCCCTCTGGGGGGACCCGGAGGCGCTCGGGCGCACCCTCCCCTGGTACCGGTCGATCCTCCCCGAGGCGCGCCGCACGGCCGCCGCCCAGGGCTACGCGGGGGCGCGCTGGCCGAAGATGACATCGCCCGACGGGCGCGAAAGCCCGTCCTCCGTCGGAGTGTTCCTCGTCTGGCAGCAGCCCCACCCGGTCTACTACGCCGAACTCCTCTACCGCCTCGATCCGAAGCAGGAAACGCTCGCGCGCTACCGGGACCTCGTCTTCGCCACCGCCGATTTCATGGCCGATTTCGCGCGCTGCGACGACTCCGCCTGCGTCCTGGGGCCGCCCCTGATCCCGGCCCAGGAGATCCACCCGCCCGAAGAGACCCTCGACCCCGCCTTCGAGCTCGCCTACTGGCGTTTCGGCCTCGAAACCGCCCAGACCTGGCGCGGGCGGCTGGGGCTCGGCCGGGAAGAAAAGTGGGACCGGGTGCTCGCCCGCCTCTCCCCCCTCCCCGAAGCGGGCGGCCGCTACCGCAACGCCGACAGCGCGCCCGACACCTTCGCCCACCCGGCCGAGCGGCGCGACCACCCGACCCTGCTCGCCCCCTTCGGGATGCTCCCCGGCGCCGGCGCCGACCGCGACCGGATGCGGGCCACGCTCGAGGCGGTGATGCGGTCCTGGGACTGGCAGAGCACCTGGGGGTGGGATTACGCCCTGATCGCCATGACCGCCGCGCGGGTGGGACGCCCCGACCTCGCCGTCGAGGCCCTCATGATGGACGCGCCCAAGAACCGCTACCTGCCCAGCGGCCACAACTACCAGGACGACCGCCTCCCCCTCTACCTGCCCGGCAACGGCGGCCTGCTCACGGCCGTCGCCATGATGGCCGCGGGGTGGGACGGCGCCCCGGAGCGCAACGCCCCCGGCTTCCCGGAGGAGGGGTGGACGGTGCGCCACGAAGGGCTGCACCCCCTCCCCTGA
- a CDS encoding glycoside hydrolase family 31 protein → MPFINCVVWIALLAGALEPAQPRPVWEKGDVSVRLRGEALEIRHARGARVEIASFAFNFVEPERVTVTGADGDALRLTLSFGSTDGFRADFPRELPLTVTCADGTLHFSARHDALRHVTIRIRDRGEHYFGLIEKLYPHNAPTPDLRGETVDVDVYAEGERDYAENYASACSAFFMTSGGYGSFFDTFGRGRYRLGVGGVTEIYHQADALDWYLFFGADGGEIHSKYFGVIGRPKRVPIWACGPVVWRDLNRSSAELLDDLGRFSELRIPLTACMIDRPYSDGGHEWSRMNFSEKFARPSEWTRTIRETFGMELLTWVAPMTFTDPDFPGLLPGPKNYMDLTHPGALAEFERRLAAEQYSVGVRGHKMDRADETFPLTAQWHEPVPESAARNRYVYLYAKTVHDFLTRAHGSDHFNYARAAIHRTQPFLSALWGGDSRSNWMGMAGNQANAMRAAFQGFPVWGNDTGGYLGEGRIPEELYLRWIRWSAYNGLFEVKLDGAGGSGEDRPPWKYSARLQEVFRRACEERMRLLPTIYSRANTSYRDGVLMQPLAYAWPEDPNTYGVWDEYLFGGALLVAPVFEPGTRRDIYLPRGGWYALGDPAKTIAGGRTITLEVPLEVIPVFVRQNSIYVTGDIFRGSSRRWRGELEDAGKLEIHAWAGVPGSGTRFTYVDYADGDREKRMELGHENGRVTFRSEPLEADASIALRCPGKPAAATLDGRAVPFEYDAASQIVRLPLGARRGVRLELVME, encoded by the coding sequence ATGCCCTTCATCAACTGCGTTGTGTGGATCGCCCTGCTGGCCGGCGCGCTCGAGCCGGCCCAGCCCCGCCCGGTCTGGGAAAAGGGGGACGTCAGCGTCCGGCTGCGGGGCGAAGCGCTCGAAATCCGGCACGCGCGGGGCGCGCGGGTCGAGATCGCCTCCTTTGCCTTCAACTTCGTCGAGCCGGAGCGCGTCACGGTCACCGGCGCCGACGGCGACGCCCTCCGCCTCACCCTCTCCTTCGGCTCCACCGACGGCTTCCGAGCCGACTTCCCCCGGGAACTCCCGCTGACGGTGACCTGTGCCGACGGCACGCTTCACTTTTCGGCGCGCCACGACGCCCTGCGCCACGTCACCATCAGGATCAGGGACCGCGGCGAACACTACTTCGGCCTGATCGAGAAGCTCTACCCGCACAACGCCCCGACGCCCGACCTGCGCGGGGAGACGGTCGACGTCGACGTCTACGCCGAGGGGGAGCGCGACTACGCCGAAAACTACGCCTCGGCCTGCTCCGCCTTCTTCATGACGAGCGGCGGGTACGGGAGCTTCTTCGACACCTTCGGCCGCGGCCGCTACCGGCTGGGGGTCGGGGGGGTCACGGAGATCTACCACCAGGCGGACGCGCTCGACTGGTACCTCTTCTTCGGCGCCGACGGCGGCGAGATCCACTCGAAATATTTCGGGGTGATCGGCAGGCCCAAGCGCGTCCCGATCTGGGCCTGCGGCCCCGTCGTCTGGCGCGACCTGAACCGTTCGAGCGCCGAGCTCCTCGACGACCTCGGCCGCTTCTCGGAACTCCGGATCCCGCTCACGGCCTGCATGATCGACCGCCCCTACAGCGACGGCGGGCACGAGTGGTCGCGGATGAATTTCAGCGAAAAATTCGCCCGCCCGTCGGAGTGGACCCGCACCATCAGGGAAACCTTCGGGATGGAGCTCCTGACCTGGGTCGCGCCCATGACCTTCACCGACCCCGATTTCCCCGGCCTCCTCCCCGGGCCGAAGAACTACATGGACCTGACCCACCCCGGCGCCCTGGCGGAATTCGAGCGCCGCCTGGCCGCGGAGCAGTACTCCGTGGGCGTCCGGGGGCACAAGATGGACCGCGCGGACGAAACCTTCCCGCTGACGGCCCAGTGGCACGAACCGGTGCCGGAATCGGCCGCGCGCAACCGGTACGTCTACCTCTACGCCAAAACCGTCCACGACTTCCTCACCCGGGCGCACGGGAGCGACCATTTCAACTACGCCCGCGCGGCCATCCACCGCACCCAGCCCTTCCTCAGCGCCCTCTGGGGCGGGGACAGCCGCTCGAACTGGATGGGGATGGCGGGCAACCAGGCCAACGCCATGCGCGCGGCCTTCCAGGGCTTTCCCGTGTGGGGGAACGACACCGGGGGCTACCTGGGGGAGGGGAGGATCCCGGAGGAGCTCTACCTGCGCTGGATCCGGTGGAGCGCCTATAACGGCCTGTTCGAGGTCAAGCTCGACGGCGCCGGCGGCAGCGGGGAGGACCGCCCCCCCTGGAAATACTCCGCCCGGCTGCAGGAGGTCTTCCGCCGCGCGTGCGAAGAGCGGATGCGCCTCCTCCCCACCATCTACTCCCGCGCCAACACCTCCTACAGGGACGGCGTCCTGATGCAGCCGCTGGCCTACGCCTGGCCGGAGGACCCAAACACCTACGGCGTCTGGGACGAATACCTCTTCGGCGGCGCCCTGCTGGTGGCGCCCGTCTTCGAACCGGGAACCCGGCGCGACATCTACCTCCCGCGGGGCGGCTGGTACGCCCTGGGCGACCCCGCGAAAACCATTGCCGGGGGGAGGACGATCACGCTCGAGGTCCCGCTCGAGGTGATCCCCGTCTTCGTCCGGCAGAACTCCATCTACGTCACGGGCGATATCTTCCGCGGCAGCTCGCGCCGCTGGCGCGGGGAGCTCGAAGACGCCGGCAAACTCGAAATCCACGCCTGGGCCGGCGTACCCGGGTCCGGGACCCGATTCACCTACGTGGATTACGCCGACGGCGACCGCGAAAAAAGGATGGAGCTGGGTCATGAAAACGGCCGCGTCACCTTCCGCTCCGAACCGCTCGAGGCCGATGCCTCCATAGCCCTCAGGTGCCCGGGCAAACCCGCGGCCGCGACACTCGACGGCCGCGCCGTCCCCTTCGAATACGACGCCGCCTCGCAGATCGTGCGCCTGCCGCTCGGAGCGCGCCGCGGCGTCCGCCTCGAGCTGGTCATGGAGTGA
- a CDS encoding phenylacetate--CoA ligase → MRYQYWDEKTETMPRAELESLQLGALRAAVARALGTPYNAPRLAAAGIHDSGDIRSLDDLRRLPFTTKHDLRESFPYGMLAAPKEEVVRLHASSGTTGVPTTIYFTRKDISRWASYMARSIFASGCTRADVFQNMIPYGLFTGGLGLHYGAEEVGMLVIPAGAGNTPRQFRMMRDHGTTVVHATPSFLLHVQSKMIEEGVDRAGLQLRKAFAGAEPYSEDTRRRIEALLDIDVYNSYGLSEMNGPGVAFECQAKDGMHLWEDGYIAEIVDPETLEPVPDGTVGELVLTILCREASVILRYRTRDLTAFYTEPCACGRTHRRIRRIKGRTDDMLIINGVNVFPSQIEEVIMSIREVGNNYLIQVEKEGALDRLTVRTEMGPEIFRDDARPLNALRERIRHALQASISINPRVELVESGSLPVAEGKARRVVDLRPRDV, encoded by the coding sequence ATGCGTTACCAGTATTGGGATGAAAAGACGGAAACCATGCCCAGGGCGGAACTCGAATCCCTGCAGCTGGGCGCCCTGCGGGCGGCCGTGGCCCGGGCGCTGGGAACCCCCTACAACGCCCCCAGGCTCGCCGCGGCCGGCATCCACGACAGCGGCGACATCCGCTCCCTGGACGACCTCCGGCGGCTCCCCTTCACGACCAAACACGATCTGCGGGAGTCCTTCCCCTACGGGATGCTGGCCGCGCCCAAGGAGGAGGTCGTGCGGCTGCACGCCTCGAGCGGCACGACGGGCGTCCCCACCACCATCTATTTCACCCGGAAGGACATCTCCCGCTGGGCCTCTTACATGGCCCGCTCCATCTTCGCCTCCGGCTGCACCCGCGCGGACGTGTTCCAGAACATGATCCCCTACGGCCTCTTCACCGGCGGCCTGGGGCTTCACTACGGCGCCGAGGAGGTAGGCATGCTCGTCATCCCCGCCGGCGCCGGCAACACCCCCCGGCAGTTCCGGATGATGCGCGACCACGGCACCACCGTGGTCCACGCAACCCCCAGCTTCCTGCTCCACGTGCAGTCCAAAATGATCGAGGAGGGGGTCGACCGCGCCGGCCTGCAGCTGCGCAAGGCGTTCGCGGGCGCCGAGCCCTATTCCGAAGACACGCGGCGCCGGATCGAGGCCCTGCTCGACATCGACGTCTACAACTCCTACGGCCTCTCGGAGATGAACGGCCCCGGCGTCGCCTTCGAATGCCAGGCCAAGGACGGGATGCACCTGTGGGAGGACGGCTACATCGCCGAGATCGTCGACCCCGAAACCCTCGAGCCGGTGCCGGACGGAACCGTGGGGGAGCTGGTCCTGACCATCCTCTGCCGCGAGGCCTCCGTCATCCTGCGCTACCGCACCCGCGACCTGACGGCGTTCTACACCGAGCCGTGCGCGTGCGGGCGCACCCACCGGCGCATCCGCCGCATCAAGGGGCGCACCGACGACATGCTCATCATCAACGGGGTCAACGTCTTCCCGAGCCAGATCGAAGAGGTGATCATGTCGATCCGGGAGGTGGGCAACAACTACCTCATCCAGGTGGAGAAAGAGGGGGCCCTGGACCGGCTGACGGTCAGAACCGAAATGGGGCCCGAGATCTTCCGGGACGACGCCCGCCCGCTCAACGCGCTCAGGGAAAGGATCCGGCACGCCCTGCAGGCCTCCATATCGATCAACCCGAGGGTGGAGCTCGTCGAGAGCGGGAGCCTCCCGGTCGCCGAGGGGAAAGCCAGACGGGTCGTGGACCTGCGCCCCAGGGATGTGTAA
- a CDS encoding phenylacetate--CoA ligase: protein MIFNPEYEAMEPTARETLQFARLKNLVDRLYHSLPFTRARMDGAGVRPRDLRSLADLARLPFTTKDDLRETFPYGLLCSPRAEIEEIHMSSGTTGIPVVDAYTRRDVENWEEAMARTLAGAGATRNDTVQNCYGYGLFTGGIGVHYGAKRLGANIIPMSSGNTRKQLMVMQNFGSTILASTPSYALFMAEEAAEAGYDPRALGLRAGCFGAEPWSENMRREIEEKWGIDAFDIYGLTEITGPGVAFECEAKDGLHINEDLFYPEVIDPETGAVRPDGEKGELVFTTLVKEGTPLVRYRTRDITFLRRGRCSCGRTTVRMNRLFGRTDDMLIIRGVNIFPSQIEHALIEIEGTDPHYLIVVDRGPTHLDEVELQVEVKKELFSDETRTLETLRTRIEGVMKSTLGVMMKVKLVEPKTIERSVGKAKRVVDKRTL, encoded by the coding sequence ATGATTTTCAATCCCGAATACGAGGCGATGGAGCCGACGGCGCGGGAGACCCTGCAGTTCGCCCGGCTCAAGAACCTGGTGGACCGGCTCTACCACTCCCTCCCCTTCACCCGGGCGAGGATGGACGGGGCGGGGGTCCGCCCGCGCGACCTCCGCTCGCTCGCCGATCTTGCGCGCCTCCCCTTCACCACCAAGGACGACCTGCGCGAGACCTTCCCCTACGGCCTCCTCTGCTCCCCCCGGGCGGAGATCGAGGAGATCCACATGTCCTCGGGGACCACGGGCATCCCCGTCGTCGACGCCTACACCCGCCGCGACGTGGAGAACTGGGAGGAGGCGATGGCCCGCACCCTGGCCGGCGCCGGGGCCACCCGCAACGACACGGTCCAGAACTGCTACGGCTACGGCCTCTTCACCGGGGGGATCGGCGTCCACTACGGGGCCAAGCGCCTGGGGGCCAACATCATCCCCATGTCCTCGGGAAACACCCGGAAGCAGCTGATGGTGATGCAGAACTTCGGCTCCACCATCCTCGCCTCGACCCCGTCCTACGCCCTCTTCATGGCCGAGGAGGCGGCCGAGGCCGGTTACGACCCGAGGGCCCTGGGGCTCCGGGCGGGCTGTTTCGGCGCCGAACCGTGGAGCGAGAACATGCGGCGCGAGATCGAGGAGAAGTGGGGGATCGACGCCTTCGACATCTACGGCCTCACCGAGATCACCGGCCCCGGCGTGGCCTTCGAATGCGAGGCCAAGGACGGGTTGCACATCAACGAGGACCTCTTCTACCCCGAGGTCATCGATCCCGAAACGGGCGCGGTGCGGCCCGACGGGGAAAAGGGGGAACTGGTCTTCACCACCCTGGTGAAGGAAGGGACGCCCCTGGTGCGCTACAGGACGCGCGACATCACCTTCCTGCGGCGCGGGCGCTGCTCGTGCGGGCGGACCACGGTGCGGATGAACCGCCTGTTCGGGCGCACCGACGACATGCTCATCATCCGCGGGGTCAACATCTTCCCGAGCCAGATCGAGCACGCCCTGATCGAGATCGAGGGGACCGACCCCCACTACCTCATCGTCGTCGACCGCGGCCCCACCCACCTCGACGAGGTGGAACTGCAGGTGGAGGTGAAGAAGGAGCTCTTCTCGGACGAGACCCGGACCCTGGAAACCCTGCGGACCCGGATCGAGGGGGTGATGAAATCGACCCTGGGCGTGATGATGAAGGTCAAGCTCGTGGAGCCGAAAACGATCGAACGCTCGGTCGGGAAGGCGAAACGGGTCGTGGACAAGCGTACACTCTAG
- a CDS encoding ACT domain-containing protein has protein sequence MEIKQISVFLENNAGRLAKVTRTMADAGASIRAISIADTADFGILRVIVDRPEAAMKALVDAGFTARMTDVLAVEIPDVPGALARVMELFQETEVNIEYLYASLEGDRGKAVVIFKVQDVEHGRRIVREKGLAVLDGF, from the coding sequence GTGGAGATCAAGCAGATATCGGTGTTTCTGGAAAACAACGCGGGACGGCTGGCCAAGGTCACCCGCACCATGGCCGACGCGGGGGCCAGCATCCGCGCCATCTCCATCGCCGACACCGCCGACTTCGGCATCCTCCGCGTCATCGTCGACCGGCCGGAGGCCGCCATGAAGGCGCTCGTCGACGCCGGCTTCACCGCCCGGATGACGGACGTGCTGGCCGTGGAGATCCCCGACGTCCCGGGCGCCCTGGCCCGGGTCATGGAGCTCTTCCAGGAGACCGAGGTCAATATCGAATACCTCTACGCCTCGCTCGAGGGGGACCGAGGCAAGGCCGTCGTCATCTTCAAGGTGCAGGACGTCGAGCACGGCCGCCGGATCGTGCGCGAAAAGGGACTCGCGGTCCTGGACGGGTTCTAG